The Sorangiineae bacterium MSr11954 DNA segment CGAGAAAGACGATTTCTTCATTTCACGCCCAAGACGAGACGTTGACCCAACGCACGATCGATCGATTCGCAGAAAGCCCGGAACGCCGGGTACTCGCTCGCCCGGATGCGCGTCTTGGTCAAGGTGACCACGGTTCGTACGTGCGCCGATGCCGCCGTCACGTCGGCCTCGACGCGGAAGCTGCCGAACGGGCTCGAGCCCTCGGCCTTGGTCGGCGCGCTGATGATTTTGGCGCCCGCCGGAATGCGAACGGTCCAATCCGATTCATCCGTCGACTGCGCCCGCAAGCGCACGTCGAGCCGCCGCTGCGACAGCGACGCGTAGTCGCGCACCGCATGATCGCTCGGCCCCACCGGGATGCTGAGCCGATCGCCTTCCTTGCGCGCGAACTGCGGCACCTTCGCCTTGGCGTGGATCCACACCTTGGCCTCGATGTCCTCGAAGTTCGCGGCCTCCAGCGACCCCAGCTCGATCCCGGCGAACTCGCCCGACAGATCCTCCTGCACCCGCTGCTTGCGCGTCGCCTCCGCCAAGTAGCGCTGCCGCCACATCGCGGCCGACACCCCCGTCACCTCGGCGCGCCAGTCGATCTGCGCCGTGCCGTCGGGGTTGACCGTAGCCTCCAGCACGCGCCGCCCCACGCTCTCGTTCGCCGGCGGATCGGGCAGCTGGACCAGCTTCGGCTTGCCCTCGTTGATCTGGATGGCCAGCGACCCTCGATCCATCGACGGCAGCTCCATCGAGCCGGTGTATTCCGCCGTGCCGTCGAGGTACAAATCGAGCGAGGGGACATAGGCGATGGCGTGATCGAAGGGCGCCAGGCTGGCCGGGTAGGTCTCGAACCCGCCGCGCATGCCCGAGCGCACCACCACGATGGTGGAGGGGATGCCGAGCTCCTTCAGCATGGTGACGATCAAGGTCGCCTTGTCTTTGCAGTCGCCGAAGCCGCGCGCGAAGATCTGCGCGCACCGGTACGGCTTGTAGCCGTGAATGCCGAACTCCAGCGCCACATAGCGCGTCTTCTGCACCACGAAATCGTACACGGCGCGCACCTTCTCGCGGTCCGTCTTCAGCCCGCGGGTGACGTCCGCCACCCGGCGGCGCACCTCTTCGTCGGCCACGAATTGGTCTTTGACCAACCCCCAGTACCAACGGCCCATGTCGTCCCAGCTCTTGTAGGTCGAGACGTGCACGTGGCCCAGCAGCTCGGAGTAGGGCGGCTGCAGCGGCTCCGGATCGATGGCCGGGACGTTCTTGGCGACGAACTGATAGATGCGCTGGTCGCCCGCCACCTTGGTCGTCGACTGGATGCCCGGCACATTGGGCTTGTTGAAATAGAATGTGCGCGAGGTGGGCGTGATGAGCACGTACTCCGCGTGCCCGATGTTCTCGCCCGCCTGCATGTAGCGCACCTCGCCGAAGTAGTCGGCGTATGCGTTGCGGGCGGCCACGTCCTCCACCCGGTACTGCAGCTCCACCACGTCGCCGGGTGCGAGCCGCGGGAAGCGCACGTAGAAGGCGCGCGCGCTGGTGTACATGCTGATCGACGGGTTGTTCACCGGGCCTTCGCCGCTCTCGGTGGCGTCTTCGACCTGGCCATTGGCGTGGTAGACGTGCGCGCCGCGCAGCTGCACCTCTTCGCTGTCCGCCTCGAAGCTGAATCCATATTCGCGCGCGTCGGTGGCGGCGCGGTCGGTCAGCGGCTGGTACACGATCTGGTGAAAGCGGCTCGCAAGTCCGTTGGGGAACACGGTGGTCACCTGCAAATCGACCAACGTGCGCCGGTTCTCCCCGCGCGAGGCCGCGTTGCGCCCCGCCAGAAACTCCGAGGACGGCCGCGCGTACCCCTCGTCGGGCCGCGGCTTCGCCGGCTCGAGGTGCGCCAGGTATTCGCGCACCTCTTTCGACTGCGGCTTCAGGAGCAGCACTTGCCGCAAGAGCTTTTGCTGCTCCTCGGGGTGGCCCGCCAGCCCCTGCGCCTCGGCCAGCGCCCGCAAGGTATCGGTGTTCTCGGGCGAGAGGTCGAGCGCCTTCTTGTAGAGCGCGATGGCCCGCGTGCGGTTGCCCATGAGCAGATAGCTCTGGGCGGCCGACGCGAGCAGCGGCGCGCTGTCGGGGCTGAGCGCGAGGAGCCGATCGATCCAGCGCTCCGCGCCCTTCGTATCGCGCTGCGCGATGGCCAGATCGATGTGCCCGCGCACGAAGGTGATGTCGTCGAAGCGAAGCTGCGCGTAGCGCTCTTCCAGGTCGGCCGCCTCCGTGGTGCGCTCCATCTGCCGCAGGGCGCCCACCGCAGCTTGCACGATGGCCACGCTCTTCGGCTGCCGCGCGAGGGCCCGCTGGATGAAGGCCAGCGCCGTATCGCGCAGGTTGGCCTCGGCGTAGAGCTCGTAGCGGCCGAGCACCGCCTCCACCTGGTCCGGATCGATGGCCAGCGCGCGATCGAAATACGGAACCGAGTCGCGCCAGTTGGAGCCGGCCCGGGCATGCCGCGCGCGCGCCAAGAGCACGTCGATGTGCTCCGCGGGGCTGCCGCCGCGCTTGGCCAGCGCCTCGGCCTTCTCGATCCAGATCGCCCGCTGGTTCCGGTTCTCGGCCAGATCGCCCGCCAGCAAGAGCCGGCGAATGGTCGGCGCCTTCTCCGCCGCCTTGCGCGCCAGATCGCGCGCCCTTCGCTCCGCCGGATCGTCCGACTGCGTGAGCTGCAAATACCGCGCGAACCCCTCGAGCGCCGCCGGATCGTTGCCCTTGGCGAGCCGCTCGAACGCCTGCAGCGCACCCTCCACCTTCGATGCCCGCGCAGGCAGACCCGAAGACGGCGCCGCACCTTCACGCGCCCTCCCGCCCCGGGGGAGGGCAGGGGAGGCGGCGGCCTCATTGGCGTGTCCCGGATCCGCGTCCGTCACGATCCCCGCATCGGGCTCACCGCGCTCCCCCGCGAGCCGCACGGTCAACATCGGCGCATCTTCACCGCCGCAAACCTTCACGAGGAGCCGGTTGTAGCCGCTCTTCAACGTGACATTGGTCGCCCATCGATCCGAGTCGATGGACCGGTACTTCTCGTCGCGAAGCACCTCTTCGCCGTTCCACCACACGCGCATCGCGCCCGCGCTCCCCGCCCAGATCGAGATGGGCCGCGAAGCGCCCGACGCCAGCTTCTCGTCGCGCGCGTAGGTGAAGGCATACGCGCAGACGTTCTGGGTCGGCTCGATGAGGCCACCGAAGTCGAGCCAGCCGTACGGCGCCGTGGCGGGGGAGACGCGCCAGCGCACGGCCCGCTCCTTCCCCTCGTAGCTTTTCGCCAGCGAAGGGGTCTCATCGCCGCCTTCGCCTTTCGGCTCCGGTCCGAAGTTGCGCTCGAGCCCTGCTTTGCCCTCGTTATCGAACGCGCCTGCCACCAGAAAATGCGCGACGTACCCCAGCTTGGCGATGCGCGCGCGCGACCCGTCCAGATCCCCGCGCCGCCTTCGCGCGTAAGCCTCGAGGAGCCCCGCGTACGCCCGCGTCGGCGGCGCCACGGCGGTGTCTTGCGCCACGCTGCGCAGCACCTCTTCGATTTCGGCGGGATCGCCCGCGTTCCACTCTTGCCAGAGACGGCGAAGGGCCACGTACGCGTGCGGTCCGCGCGCCGAGACGATGTCTTGCCGGAGGCGGGTCAGGTTGGCGAAGCGATCGCTCGTGTCCGCCGCAGCACCGCTCGGTACGAGGAACGTGGTGGCGAGCACGCCAATGCCGAAAAGGACGCGCAGAACGACCGCGGGTAGCACATGAACCTGGGCATGTACGCGGCGCTTGGCGGTTTGAGTAGGGGCAGTCACGAGAACTCCGAGTTGAACAGCCGTTGTACTATCGAAAGGACGCCAGTACTAAAGAGCGATCCAATGTTGGCCGGCCTGATCAAGACCGTTCGCCCTCATCAATGGGTAAAAAACCTGTTCGTGATGGCGCCCATGTTTTTCCACAAAGACGTCTTTGTCTCTACCCCCGCCGGCCCCGCCCTCAACTTGTTGGTCACCGGCCGGGCGTTGGCGGCGACGGGCGTTTTCTGCCTCTTGGCCGGCGCCGTCTACACCATCAACGACCTGGCGGACGTCGAAGCCGACCGCGTGCACCCCGTCAAGCGCCATCGCCCCATCGCCGCCGGAGAGGTTCCCGAGGCTCTGGCGTGGCTGATGGCCGTTCTCCTCGTGGTGCTCTCCCTCGGCGTGGGCTTCCTGCTCCATTGGAAATTCTTCATCTGCGCCGTCATCTACCTTTGTCAAAATATCGCCTACACCTTCAAGTTGAAGACCATCGCGGTGCTCGACGTGGCGTTCATCGCCTTCGGGTTCGTGCTGCGGGTTCTGGCCGGAGGGTTCGCGACGGATACGCAGGTGAGCAATTACATGCTCGCCTGCACAGCGCTGCTCGCGCTGTTTCTCGGCTTCGGCAAGCGGCGTCAGGAGCTGTCGAACGAAAACGCGAGCAAGCAGCGCGCGTCCCTCAAGGCCTATTCCCCGATGGCCCTCAATATTCTCATGGCCATCACGGGCGGCGCCACCGTGGTGACCTACATCGCCTATACGATCGACCCGGTCACCTGTGCGTTCTTCAACACCACGTCCCTCTGGATGACCGCCCCCTTTACGGTCTTCGGCATTTTCCGCTTTCTTTTCCTGGTCTCCGGTCGCGCTGGCCGCGGTCAGCGAAGCGAGAGCCCCACCCAGGAAATGCTGCGCGACGTCCCGTTCGTCCTTAATTTGGTACTCTGGGTGGTGGTGGTGGTCGCAATCGTCTATCGGCTCCGTCCCTCGGTGGGCTGACATGGCCAGCTCCGAAGCCAAAGCCCTCGCCGAGAAGCCCGGAGCTTGGATCGATCTCGCCCTCACGCTCCCCATTTTTCTCGCGTACCACGCCGGCGTCGTTTTTCTGAAGATTCAGAACGCGACCGATGTGGTCACCCCCACCCTCGTCCAGCTGGCCGAGGGCAACCGGGCCATCTACCTCCTCATCACCGCAGCCATCGGCGTGGTCTTCGCCGGTATTTTTGCGTGGCTGGGGCGCGGGCAAGCGTTTCGCACCGGCAAGTTCATTCAGGTCATCGTCGAGGGGGCGCTCTACGCGGTGGTGATGCGCGTGGCCGGCTCCTACGCCGTCACCGAGCTCCTGCAGGTGGTCACGCCCTCCGCGAGCCTCTTCGGTCTCATCACCGAAAACCGCCGCTTCGTGGGTGCCATCACCTCGCTGGGCGCCGGCTTCTACGAAGAGCTGGCCTTTCGCGTGGTGCTCTTCGGCTTGGGCGCCAAGCTCTTGGTGTGGTTCTTCACCCGCCAAGAGGTGCAGCTGGTGAAGCAAGGGGGCGCGCGCCTCTCGCTGCGCGCGGCCGTCATCATGTTCGTGTGGATGCTGGTGGCGGCCGCCATCTTCAGCGGCGTGCACTACACGGGCGCGATGGCCGACAAGTTCCTGCTCACGTCCTTCATCTACCGCATGGTGATCGGCGTGGTGCTCACCCTCATCTACCTCACGCGCGGCTTCTCCACCGCGGTGTGGGCGCACGCGCTCTACGACATCTGGGTGCTGGTCTTCTGATCGCGCGCCAGCGCGATGGTACAGGTGAGCGCGATCAACATGCCGATGGTGGCCGTGATGTACGGCGAGCGCGGCCCGTAAGCGCCGTAGACGAAGCCG contains these protein-coding regions:
- a CDS encoding DUF3857 domain-containing protein; amino-acid sequence: MTAPTQTAKRRVHAQVHVLPAVVLRVLFGIGVLATTFLVPSGAAADTSDRFANLTRLRQDIVSARGPHAYVALRRLWQEWNAGDPAEIEEVLRSVAQDTAVAPPTRAYAGLLEAYARRRRGDLDGSRARIAKLGYVAHFLVAGAFDNEGKAGLERNFGPEPKGEGGDETPSLAKSYEGKERAVRWRVSPATAPYGWLDFGGLIEPTQNVCAYAFTYARDEKLASGASRPISIWAGSAGAMRVWWNGEEVLRDEKYRSIDSDRWATNVTLKSGYNRLLVKVCGGEDAPMLTVRLAGERGEPDAGIVTDADPGHANEAAASPALPRGGRAREGAAPSSGLPARASKVEGALQAFERLAKGNDPAALEGFARYLQLTQSDDPAERRARDLARKAAEKAPTIRRLLLAGDLAENRNQRAIWIEKAEALAKRGGSPAEHIDVLLARARHARAGSNWRDSVPYFDRALAIDPDQVEAVLGRYELYAEANLRDTALAFIQRALARQPKSVAIVQAAVGALRQMERTTEAADLEERYAQLRFDDITFVRGHIDLAIAQRDTKGAERWIDRLLALSPDSAPLLASAAQSYLLMGNRTRAIALYKKALDLSPENTDTLRALAEAQGLAGHPEEQQKLLRQVLLLKPQSKEVREYLAHLEPAKPRPDEGYARPSSEFLAGRNAASRGENRRTLVDLQVTTVFPNGLASRFHQIVYQPLTDRAATDAREYGFSFEADSEEVQLRGAHVYHANGQVEDATESGEGPVNNPSISMYTSARAFYVRFPRLAPGDVVELQYRVEDVAARNAYADYFGEVRYMQAGENIGHAEYVLITPTSRTFYFNKPNVPGIQSTTKVAGDQRIYQFVAKNVPAIDPEPLQPPYSELLGHVHVSTYKSWDDMGRWYWGLVKDQFVADEEVRRRVADVTRGLKTDREKVRAVYDFVVQKTRYVALEFGIHGYKPYRCAQIFARGFGDCKDKATLIVTMLKELGIPSTIVVVRSGMRGGFETYPASLAPFDHAIAYVPSLDLYLDGTAEYTGSMELPSMDRGSLAIQINEGKPKLVQLPDPPANESVGRRVLEATVNPDGTAQIDWRAEVTGVSAAMWRQRYLAEATRKQRVQEDLSGEFAGIELGSLEAANFEDIEAKVWIHAKAKVPQFARKEGDRLSIPVGPSDHAVRDYASLSQRRLDVRLRAQSTDESDWTVRIPAGAKIISAPTKAEGSSPFGSFRVEADVTAASAHVRTVVTLTKTRIRASEYPAFRAFCESIDRALGQRLVLGVK
- a CDS encoding decaprenyl-phosphate phosphoribosyltransferase, with the translated sequence MNLGMYAALGGLSRGSHENSELNSRCTIERTPVLKSDPMLAGLIKTVRPHQWVKNLFVMAPMFFHKDVFVSTPAGPALNLLVTGRALAATGVFCLLAGAVYTINDLADVEADRVHPVKRHRPIAAGEVPEALAWLMAVLLVVLSLGVGFLLHWKFFICAVIYLCQNIAYTFKLKTIAVLDVAFIAFGFVLRVLAGGFATDTQVSNYMLACTALLALFLGFGKRRQELSNENASKQRASLKAYSPMALNILMAITGGATVVTYIAYTIDPVTCAFFNTTSLWMTAPFTVFGIFRFLFLVSGRAGRGQRSESPTQEMLRDVPFVLNLVLWVVVVVAIVYRLRPSVG
- a CDS encoding CPBP family glutamic-type intramembrane protease, producing the protein MASSEAKALAEKPGAWIDLALTLPIFLAYHAGVVFLKIQNATDVVTPTLVQLAEGNRAIYLLITAAIGVVFAGIFAWLGRGQAFRTGKFIQVIVEGALYAVVMRVAGSYAVTELLQVVTPSASLFGLITENRRFVGAITSLGAGFYEELAFRVVLFGLGAKLLVWFFTRQEVQLVKQGGARLSLRAAVIMFVWMLVAAAIFSGVHYTGAMADKFLLTSFIYRMVIGVVLTLIYLTRGFSTAVWAHALYDIWVLVF